One part of the Lepeophtheirus salmonis chromosome 14, UVic_Lsal_1.4, whole genome shotgun sequence genome encodes these proteins:
- the LOC121129925 gene encoding uncharacterized protein, whose protein sequence is MVLRKKGLRAMSNRSKKPGVPASERVSRSAVRYTRSGKKSPLAVPISVGKKGRRMTTTKQRETSPEEDPSPIAIRKKNRRLLISSEEEILRPRSRGNKQRKVQRQKGKQKVKESSSEEEEEEEEAPRPTKARGRPGRRKKSTLRGRRKKPVVTHKNEESSSDDNEQEEDSSSPPPKNKGVPQKGHPSRGRPKKKKISITEEDDPSSEEEDKRLPKGPPKNKKRSFSKKKRVKSKSTSSEDDESSTDGPSPKKRVASRRKSVVATVSSEEDEEEQEQRQTSKQKKGSKPKGRTPSKKRISKVKLAQMKLKQMQNLGVWGAPPRRAASLNAAAMVHCLYDWDTNRNTTSGGSSNNTPTTSPNSSASISKKVTSKTKGKSSEKSSESDKSAISSPDKKIVVKKVLKKTVNKVVVSHNKKVIVTKFKKNTKNKKVPLKGRAKKVVSPPSPSSDSSQDDEDDVQEDEVIKKKTPPTKKIVSPPSSDSSQDEEDDVPEKEVVKKKKPPTSKKKKSLKDEFKMDMKDMIVKKRIASLNASAIMTASYGNYDAIKPSKSEKDDSPKKTSDKNSSNKFPLDLSKKSSQFSQKNICRLFPES, encoded by the coding sequence ATGGTGTTAAGAAAAAAGGGTTTAAGGGCCATGAGTAATCGGTCGAAGAAGCCGGGTGTTCCGGCTTCTGAAAGAGTGAGTCGATCTGCCGTTCGCTACACACGTAGTGGCAAAAAGTCACCCTTAGCTGTTCCCATTTCTGTGGGGAAGAAGGGGAGGAGAATGACGACGACGAAACAGAGAGAAACTTCTCCTGAAGAGGATCCTTCACCTATCGCCATAAGAAAGAAAAACCGAAGGCTTTTGATATCATCAGAAGAGGAAATTCTTAGGCCTAGAAGTAGAGGAAACAAACAAAGGAAGGTCCAACGTCAAAAGGGCAAGCAGAAAGTGAAGGAATCTTCTTccgaggaggaggaggaggaagaagaagctCCACGTCCGACCAAGGCTAGAGGTCGACCAGGACGACGTAAGAAATCCACACTtcgaggaagaagaaaaaaaccagtGGTCACACACAAGAATGAAGAATCGTCTTCCGATGACAATGAGCAAGAGGAGGACTCATCCTcgcctcccccaaaaaataaggGAGTGCCCCAAAAGGGACATCCTTCCAGAGGACgtccaaaaaagaagaaaatttctaTAACCGAAGAAGACGATCCTTCCTCCGAAGAGGAAGACAAACGCCTCCCAAAGGGGcctcccaaaaataaaaagagatcaTTCAGTAAGAAAAAACGCGTCAAAAGCAAGTCTACTTCATCAGAGGATGATGAATCTTCAACAGATGGACCATCTCCTAAAAAGAGGGTCGCATCACGGAGAAAATCCGTAGTTGCTACAGTTAGTTCGGAAGAGGATGAGGAAGAACAAGAACAACGTCAAacttccaaacaaaaaaaagggtcAAAGCCAAAGGGAAGAACTCCCAGTAAGAAAAGAATTTCCAAAGTAAAGTTAGCTCAAATGAAATTGAAGCAAATGCAAAATTTGGGTGTGTGGGGAGCACCTCCTCGAAGAGCAGCTTCTTTAAATGCTGCTGCTATGGTGCATTGCCTCTATGACTGGGATACGAATAGAAATACAACCAGTGGTGGAAGCTCCAACAATACGCCAACTACGAGTCCCAACTCATCTGCttctatttctaaaaaagtgaCCTCAAAGACCAAAGGGAAAAGTAGTGAGAAAAGCTCTGAAAGTGATAAAAGTGCGATTTCATCACCGGATAAAAAAATAGTGgttaaaaaagtgttaaagaaaacagtgaATAAAGTAGTGGTCTcgcataataaaaaagtaattgttactaaatttaaaaagaatacaaaaaacaaaaaagtgccACTCAAAGGGCGTGCAAAAAAAGTAGTTTCTCCTCCTTCTCCATCATCAGATTCTTCTCAGGATGATGAAGACGACGTCCAGGAGGACGAGGTTATTAAGAAGAAAACaccaccaacaaaaaaaatagtttctccCCCATCATCAGATTCTTCTCAGGATGAGGAAGACGACGTTCCGGAGAAAGAGGTtgttaagaagaaaaaaccacccacttccaaaaaaaagaaatctctAAAGGATGAGTTTAAAATGGATATGAAGGACATGATTGTCAAGAAAAGAATTGCCTCTCTCAATGCTTCTGCTATTATGACAGCTAGCTATGGCAATTATGACGCAATCAAACCTTCTAAGTCTGAGAAAGATGATTCCCCGAAAAAGACCTCTGACAAAAATTCTTCTAATAAGTTTCCTTTAGATTTATCCAAAAAGTCGTCTCAGTTCTCTCAAAAAAACATCTGTAGACTCTTCCCAGAGTcctga